The following are encoded together in the Bombus pascuorum chromosome 10, iyBomPasc1.1, whole genome shotgun sequence genome:
- the LOC132911286 gene encoding neuroendocrine convertase 1-like — protein MASVYFWLVIFSIILNKLATSIVVDGDNHREEWVVRIQGGPQVASLLALQSGYRHLGPVLGFEDTYIWLKDGNGGQKKRGGVWLTKPLNSSSKIIWADQQKTIERHKRGYVPLSSFDSEKPLIREKRLKIDQYHLNSIKEDDKDWQEFWQEDPQDSRLMFNDELWDQEWYLQDTRSNKALPKLDLNVLSLYRLGVTGRGVRIAVLDDGLEYTHDDLRNNYDPDISYDVNEADDDPLPRYELSGANGHGTRCAGEIAMEANNRKCGVGIAFEASIGGIKLLDGLVNDRIEGEALGYKPELVDIYTASWGPADDGKSLEAPGRLASEALERGIVMGRGGRGSIYVWASGNGGLRSDNCGCDGYVGSIYTIAVGSASQTGRFPWYGESCPATLATTYSSGAYHDQMIATTDLRNTCTTGHTGTSASAPLAAGILALALQVNKDLTWRDVQHLIVWTSEYNPLRENPGWFRNSAGLWFNSRFGFGLMNAHALVSASYNWTTVPDKTICKVEFAKSIDKELAYGNTRRLRFETENECRSEGNEITFLEHVEIEVSLEYSLRGALQMYLTAPSGTRVQILKPRKLDDSTAGFEKWKFMSVASWGEDPRGSWFLDILDEIGPKENNGTIETSTLVLHGTRKMPGYRKNGPRIYNQDYNRMRNIDEDQSSTFKKKLELLMQETNDIYEKDWLEFFVNINSPRN, from the exons ATGGCTAG TGTATACTTTTGGCTCGTTATCTTTTCGATCATCCTGAATAAGCTTGCAACGAGTATAGTGGTTGATGGTGATAATCATCGAGAGGAATGGGTGGTTAGAATTCAAGGTGGGCCCCAAGTTGCGTCTCTTTTGGCGTTGCAGAGTGGATACAGACATCTCGGACCG GTCTTGGGCTTCGAGGATACGTATATATGGCTCAAAGATGGCAATGGTGGCCAGAAGAAAAGGGGTGGAGTTTGGTTAACAAAACCACTAAATTCGAGCAGCAAG aTCATTTGGGCAGATCAGCAGAAAACGATCGAGCGACACAAGCGCGGTTACGTGCCATTATCTAGCTTCGACTCGGAGAAACCACTGATAAGAGAGAAGAGACTGAAGATAGATCAGTATCACTTGAATAGCATCAAGGAGGACGACAAAGATTGGCAAGAATTTTGGCAAGAAGATCCTCAAGACTCTAGACTGATGTTCAATGACGAACTTTGGGATCAAGAATGGTACCTG CAAGACACGAGATCGAACAAAGCTCTCCCTAAGCTGGATCTGAACGTACTGTCCCTCTATCGACTGGGGGTAACTGGTCGAGGCGTGAGAATCGCAGTTTTGGACGATGGGTTGGAATATACCCACGACGATTTGCGAAATAACTAC GATCCTGATATTAGTTATGATGTAAACGAGGCTGACGATGATCCTTTGCCACGATACGAATTATCAG GGGCGAACGGCCATGGAACGAGGTGCGCAGGGGAAATAGCAATGGAAGCTAACAATCGGAAATGCGGCGTGGGCATCGCTTTCGAGGCTTCAATCGGCGGCATCAAGTTACTCGATGGTTTGGTAAACGATCGCATTGAGGGAGAAGCGCTAGGATACAAACCGGAACTGGTAGATATTTACACGGCCTCGTGGGGCCCAGCCGACGATGGGAAAAGTCTAGAAGCTCCTGGCAGGCTGGCCAGCGAAGCTCTCGAACGTGGTATCGTTATG GGCAGAGGCGGCAGAGGTAGCATTTACGTGTGGGCTTCCGGGAATGGGGGCTTGAGATCGGACAACTGCGGATGTGACGGATACGTAGGAAGCATTTATACCATCGCTGTGGGATCTGCTAGTCAAACTGGAAGATTTCCATGGTACGGTGAAAGCTGTCCCGCAACGTTGGCGACCACGTATAGCAGTGGCGCTTATCACGATCAAATGATA GCGACAACAGACTTAAGAAACACCTGCACCACGGGTCATACTGGCACTTCCGCGTCCGCTCCATTAGCTGCAGGAATCCTGGCCTTAGCTTTACAAGTGAA CAAAGATTTAACCTGGAGGGACGTGCAGCATCTCATCGTTTGGACATCAGAATATAATCCACTCAG GGAGAATCCAGGCTGGTTCAGAAACTCTGCTGGACTTTGGTTCAACTCACGTTTCGGATTTGGACTTATGAACGCGCACGCTTTAGTCTCGGCCAGTTACAACTGGACTACTGTGCCGGACAAAACCATCTGTAAAGTGGAATTCGCTAAATC AATCGACAAGGAGTTGGCTTATGGAAATACCAGGCGGTTACGATTCGAGACGGAGAACGAGTGTCGATCGGAAGGAAACGAGATTACGTTTTTGGAACACGTGGAAATCGAGGTCAGCCTCGAGTACAGTCTTCGTGGTGCACTTCAAATGTATCTGACTGCGCCCTCAG GGACACGGGTACAGATACTAAAGCCAAGAAAATTGGACGATTCAACTGCGGGTTTCGAGAAGTGGAAATTTATGTCTGTGGCGTCATGGGGTGAGGACCCACGTGGCAGCTGGTTTCTAGACATTCTCGATGAG ATCGGACCAAAAGAGAATAACGGCACGATAGAAACGTCTACGCTGGTTTTACATGGGACCAGAAAAATGCCAGGATACCGAAAAAATGGGCCACGAATTTATAACCAGGACTACAATCGAATGCGAAACATC GACGAGGATCAATCATCTACGTTCAAAAAGAAGCTGGAATTACTCATGCAAGAGACAaacgatatttatgaaaaagattGGTTGGAGTTTTTTGTGAATATAAATTCTCCGAGGAATTAA